A portion of the Punica granatum isolate Tunisia-2019 chromosome 7, ASM765513v2, whole genome shotgun sequence genome contains these proteins:
- the LOC116213485 gene encoding vacuolar protein sorting-associated protein 26C isoform X1, producing MSPAMEIKLSRASRVYRPSVEPLEGKIIVKSTSSVSHYGIRLTVNGSVSMKVRGGSAGIIESLVGAVKPITIVSKSIEVKPSGKIASGTTEIPFSMMIRQSGDDNHERFYETFHGANISIQYLLTADVMRGYLHKPLSTTMEFIVESDKAELLERPVSPEMVIFYITQDTQKHPLLPELKAGGFRVTGRIPTLCSLSDPISGELVVETSVVPIQSIDVHLLRIESILSGERIVTETSLVQSTQIADGDVCRNMTLPIYVILPRLLTCPTSLAGPFSIEFKASIVITFESQLSKTHPKSDPRTPRLWMAMETLPLELIRTR from the exons ATGTCGCCGGCGATGGAGATCAAGCTCTCTCGGGCAAGCCGCGTCTATCGCCCTTCTgta GAACCTCTGGAAGGCAAAATCATCGTGAAGTCCACCTCCTCAGTCTCTCACTACGGCATCCGCCTCACCGTCAATGGATCCGTCAGCATGAAG GTGCGTGGAGGATCGGCGGGGATCATCGAGTCCCTCGTTGGTGCCGTTAAGCCTATCACCATTGT GAGTAAGAGCATTGAAGTTAAACCTTCCGGGAAGATCGCATCGGGCACAACCGAG ATACCATTTTCCATGATGATCAGACAGTCGGGAGATGACAATCACGAAAGATTTTATGAGACATTTCATGGAGCTAATATCAGTATCCAG TATTTGTTAACTGCAGATGTGATGAGAGGTTACCTCCATAAACCCCTCTCCACAACGATGGAGTTCATCGTTGAAAGTGATAAag CTGAGCTCCTCGAGCGACCGGTTTCTCCTGAGATGGTCATTTTCTACATTACTCAAGATACTCAGAAACACCCACTACTTCCTGAGCTGAAGGCAG GTGGTTTCCGAGTGACAGGAAGAATACCCACCCTGTGCTCTCTCTCTGATCCCATCAGTGGTGAGCTTGTCGTGGAAACATCTGTTGTACCAATACAATCCATCGACGTCCATCTCCTTCGTATCGAATCGATTCTTTCCGGGGAGAGAATTGTCACCGAGACATCTCTAGTACAGAGTACACAG ATAGCTGATGGAGATGTCTGCCGTAATATGACTCTACCCATATATGTTATTCTCCCTCGTCTTTTAACTTGCCCAACTTCTCTTGCCGG GCCATTCTCGATTGAGTTTAAAGCCTCCATAGTCATTACTTTTGAGTCGCAGCTATCCAAGACGCATCCGAAATCTGACCCCAGAACTCCTCGACTATGG ATGGCAATGGAGACTCTTCCGCTAGAGCTTATTCGGACAAGATGA
- the LOC116213485 gene encoding vacuolar protein sorting-associated protein 26C isoform X2 — MSPAMEIKLSRASRVYRPSEPLEGKIIVKSTSSVSHYGIRLTVNGSVSMKVRGGSAGIIESLVGAVKPITIVSKSIEVKPSGKIASGTTEIPFSMMIRQSGDDNHERFYETFHGANISIQYLLTADVMRGYLHKPLSTTMEFIVESDKAELLERPVSPEMVIFYITQDTQKHPLLPELKAGGFRVTGRIPTLCSLSDPISGELVVETSVVPIQSIDVHLLRIESILSGERIVTETSLVQSTQIADGDVCRNMTLPIYVILPRLLTCPTSLAGPFSIEFKASIVITFESQLSKTHPKSDPRTPRLWMAMETLPLELIRTR; from the exons ATGTCGCCGGCGATGGAGATCAAGCTCTCTCGGGCAAGCCGCGTCTATCGCCCTTCT GAACCTCTGGAAGGCAAAATCATCGTGAAGTCCACCTCCTCAGTCTCTCACTACGGCATCCGCCTCACCGTCAATGGATCCGTCAGCATGAAG GTGCGTGGAGGATCGGCGGGGATCATCGAGTCCCTCGTTGGTGCCGTTAAGCCTATCACCATTGT GAGTAAGAGCATTGAAGTTAAACCTTCCGGGAAGATCGCATCGGGCACAACCGAG ATACCATTTTCCATGATGATCAGACAGTCGGGAGATGACAATCACGAAAGATTTTATGAGACATTTCATGGAGCTAATATCAGTATCCAG TATTTGTTAACTGCAGATGTGATGAGAGGTTACCTCCATAAACCCCTCTCCACAACGATGGAGTTCATCGTTGAAAGTGATAAag CTGAGCTCCTCGAGCGACCGGTTTCTCCTGAGATGGTCATTTTCTACATTACTCAAGATACTCAGAAACACCCACTACTTCCTGAGCTGAAGGCAG GTGGTTTCCGAGTGACAGGAAGAATACCCACCCTGTGCTCTCTCTCTGATCCCATCAGTGGTGAGCTTGTCGTGGAAACATCTGTTGTACCAATACAATCCATCGACGTCCATCTCCTTCGTATCGAATCGATTCTTTCCGGGGAGAGAATTGTCACCGAGACATCTCTAGTACAGAGTACACAG ATAGCTGATGGAGATGTCTGCCGTAATATGACTCTACCCATATATGTTATTCTCCCTCGTCTTTTAACTTGCCCAACTTCTCTTGCCGG GCCATTCTCGATTGAGTTTAAAGCCTCCATAGTCATTACTTTTGAGTCGCAGCTATCCAAGACGCATCCGAAATCTGACCCCAGAACTCCTCGACTATGG ATGGCAATGGAGACTCTTCCGCTAGAGCTTATTCGGACAAGATGA